The Poseidonibacter lekithochrous region TTTGTATTATTTAGTTCATTATTTGAAATAAGAGGTTCAATCCATTGTAAGAAATTCTCCCTTGCATCATTTAAGTTTGTCATAGGTAAGGGTTTAAGTTGTTCTTGATATTCAAAAGTTTTTGGCATTAGTTTCCTTATTATCTGTAATTATATGTAATTATAATATAATAACTATTATTAATATATTTAAAGGTAGGAGTAGGAATGTTAAAGAAAAAAGGGTTTGTGGGACTAATAGCTTCACTAGTATTAGCTTCAAATTTATTTGGTGCAAAAGTTACAGCTTTAAAAACAGCACTTGACGAAGAGAATTTCCAATTACAAGTAGTAGTTGAGATTTTAAAAAAAATGGGACACACTGTAAAGATCTCAAATGATTTAGAGTATGCAATTACATTTCAAACTATTTCAGATAATGCGCAAAGTGATGATGTATATTTTATGGCGGCACACTGGGATCCAATTCAAACGAATATGATCAAAGGAGTTGGTGGAGCTGATAAGCTTGCTATTTTCTCTGAGTATATTTCTAATTGTGCAACTGGATATGTAGTTGATAAAAAAACTGCTGATAAGTATAATATTAAATATATTAGCGATTTAAAAGATCCAAAAATTGCAAAACTTTTTGATGCAAGTGGTAATGGTAAAGCTGATTTAACTGGTGCTAGTGTTGGATGGGAAGTTGCAAATACTATTGATTACCAAATTGATGAATTTAAATTAAAAGATACAGTTTCTCATAATCAAGGTACTTACTCTGCAATGATTTCAGACACAATGGCAAGATATAAAACTGGTAAACCAGTACTATTTTGGACGTGGACTCCTTATTGGGTTTCTGGAAAACTAGTACCTGGAAAAGATATTGTATTTTTACAAGTTACTAACTCTGCTCATCCAAAAGGTATAGATACTGAATTATCAAATGGAGCTAATTATGGTTTCCCTATTAATTCACAAAAGATTGTTGCAAATAAAAGTGTTTTAACTAAGCATAAAGATATTGCAAAAGTATTTGATCTTGTTAAATTACATGTAAATGATGTATCAGGACAAAACATGCTTATGAGAAATGGTCAGAAAAAAGATGCTGATATTAAAAGACATGTTCAAATGTGGTTAAAAGGAAATGCTAAAAAAGTAGATTCTTGGATTACATTAGCTCAAGCAGCTAAATAAATTTTATAAAACAAGGAGTCATCCTTGTTTTATTATACTTGAGCCTTTTGGCTGATTAAACTTTGAACTCTTTCAAGTTTTGCTATTTCATTAAACTCTTCATCATTTTCAATCTCTGAACTATAATCTTCATTTAATTCAATTGCTTTTTCTAAATCATGAATTGCATTCTCTTCTTGATTTAATACAGCAAAGGCTTTTGCTCTTTGGTAATAGGCATTTGAGTAGTTATCATCAATTAATAAAGCTTGATTTGTAAGATTTAAAGACCAGTTAGCTTCTCCTAAATCTAAAACAGCATCAGCTTTATATGCAATTGCTTCAACATCATCAGGTCTTAATTCTAGAATCTCATCATAAGCTTCAATTTTACCAGAGGGAGTTGAATCCTGCGAAGCTCTAAGCCATAAAGAGTGAATAGTATTCATAAGTTCTATCTCTTGGGCATTCTCTTTTACTTGTTTTGCTCTTTGTGCAAGAGATTTTTCAAATTGTGCCATTCTTCCTTCATACTCATTAATAGTCTTAGAAGTTTTTTCATCAATCATATGTTTGATTTTTTCATTTACATCTTTTATTGAAGTCCAACCAATTATTACTAGAATTGAACTGGCTGTTGCAATGATATAAAACATATTATTAATAGTTGAGGTAGCATAGTTGATTACATTATTTGAAATCTCCACTTCTTTTTTAGCTAATGACTCGTGTATTTGAATTTTTAAATTTCTATTTTCATCTCTTAGAAGTTTTAGTTCATTTAAAATATAGTTTTCAACAAAAGGGGTGTATAGAGGTTTCTCCAAATTATCAATTTTTTTAACTAACTCTTTTTCTTGAATATTCGCAAATACTGCTGAAAATGTTAAAAATAGTAATAATAAATACTTCATAATTGTCCTTTTGTTTTAATTGGCTAATGATATTCAAAAAATTATTATAAGTAAATAGTTTTATATTTTTTTATAAAGAAATCTCTTCCATATCATCTAACCATCCAGCATTAGGAGTTAGTTTCATAATCTTCATACTACTAGCTTCTTCTGGTTTTTCTGGTCTTGAATGAATATGTTTTAATACTAATTTATCTTCAATTCTTCCAATAATTTCAATTTTTCCAATATCATGACCCATAATAAACTTAAATCTTTTTGCATAACCATCAAGTTTTGTTTTTGCTTCATCTACCATATCTATTGCATCTTTTAATGGTACTTGGAAGTGGTTTCTTACTCGACTAACTGGCATACATTGGTATAAGTAATACGGGTTTACTCCAATAGATGTAAGCCCATTCATAAGGTTTTCAATGTCTTCAACTGAATCATTTACTCCTTTTAATAAAACTGCTTGATTGTTTACTGCAATTCCCGCTTCTCTAATTCTTAGGATTGCTTTTTTTGCTGTTGGTGTTATTTCATTTACATGATTGAAATGAGTTGGGATATAAAGTGTTTTTACTTTATTAAATTCTTTTAAATATTCCATTAAACTATCATCAAAAAATCTCATTGGGTAAACAACAGGTGTTCTAGTACCAATTCTTACAAAATTAACGTGGTCAATCTCTTTTAGCCCTTCTAACATTTTCTTTAATTTTGGAGTATCAATAAGCATTGGATCACCTCCAGAGATAATTACATTTGTAATCTCTTTGTGCTCTTTTATATATTCAAGTGCTTTTTTGAAGTTATCAACTGTTTTATCATTTGGTAAACCAACAATTGCCTTTCTGAAACAGTGTCTACAATACATAGAACAGTAATCAGTTGCTACAATAAGAGCAGAATATGGATATTTATGAAGTATTCCATTTCCTTTATTATGCTTGTCATCACCGTAAGGGTCTTTTGTAGTCTCACCCATAGAACCCGAAATAGTCAATTCTTCTTCACTTGGAAATGCAAGTTTTTTAATTGGATCATTAGGATTATTCTCATCAATTAAACTAAGATAGTATCTTGGAATATTCATAGGATGTTTGTCTACAACTTCTTTTAGTTTAGCTTCATCTTCTTCATTTAAATTAATGTAGTTTTTTAGCTTATCTACTGAATTAACATTGTTTTTTAATTCCATCCACCAATCAACTACTTCCCAATTTACATCTATCTGTTTAATTTTACTCATATTTAATGCTCTTTATTTTCTTTTGATTTGTATATTATTTACATATAAAATGTAAAAAAACTACATAAAGTATGTGTCTTTATATCATAAGAAAAATTAAAAAAATACAAATAATATGATAAAAAAGTAATAAAATTTGTTAGTTGTGGGTTAACTGTATATTAGATTCTAAAAGTTACAAGGTAGTAGTATATTTAGAGATTATAATTTACATATGAGATGTAAAAAAAGTACATTGTTTAGGTGTTTTATTTTGTAGATATATATGATTTACCTTCAATTGGATTAATCAAAATACCTTTTTTTGTTTTGAATTTTATAGGGATTGATTCTCTGCTTTCATGGTTAATTGTCTTATATACTATAAAATGTAAATGAGCTCCATTGTTATATCCTGTTGAGCCTGATTGGGCTAATAACTCACCTCTTTTTACATAATCGCCAGTTTTTACATATAAACTATTATATTTTAGATGATTGTATACAGCATAAGTATTATCAGGGTGTTTTATTATAATTTTATTTGCTTTCCCTAGAAACTTTTTATTATTGCCACCTTCTTGGGAATCGCTTTTTGTACTTACAACTAATCCTTCTCTACTTGCATATACTTTTACTCCTTCTTTCATATCAAAATCAACTGCATATAATGAATTGTTTTTATGACTAAAATAACCATCAAATCCTTGGCTGACTCTTTGTTTTGTATTTAGTTCATAGGGAAGTCTATACAAATAACTATCATCATGTACTGCATTTTTTGTTCCTAAAACCCATTTATACTTGCTGTTGTAAGAGAATTTATTTTTACTTATTATAAATTCACATATTTTAGATTTAGATTTTGGTTTAAAACTTTTTATAGTGGGTAAAGGACATAATGAAATTAAGTTTTTTATACTTGCATCATATTTTATTGTTATATGGTGTAAAGAGTTATTATATACATAAGCAATAATCTTATTACCTTGTTTATGTGACTTAATATAGATATCTTTATTTTTTGAATTTGATACTGTTATGATTAAAATAATCATAAATATAGATTTAAACATTGAGACCCTTGATATTTTATGATATATAATACTATTTTTATATATAATACTTTGTTTAATTTATTTGAAGGAATTATAATTGGCTTTATTAAATAATGATAAAGATGTACTACCCTTAAGTAGTATTGCAGAGTTATTAACTGCAAAAGTAAGAACTCTTAAAATGTATGAAGAAAAGAAGTTATTACCACCTAAAAAAGAGACAAAAAAACTTTACTCTATTAATGATGTAAAGATAATATCATTTGTACACTATTTAGCGAGTGTAAAAAAGATTAATGCTAATGGTATTAAATATATTAATGAAATGTTATCAAATAATATGGATGAAAAAAATAAGACAGAATTCTTAGATATTGTTGAGCAAAAACTTGAAAAACTTTCTGGTTCAGAAGTAACAGATATCGAAACTATTTAAATCAATATGTATTTACATATTGATTTATTTTTCGGTAACTTTCTTAACAATACTTTCAATCATATTTCTAAATACAAAAAAATGTAGTGGTATCATAGAATACCAGTATAATCTACCTAAAACACCTTTTGGATAAAAATAAGCAGATTGTATAAGCTTATTATTTTCTATTTTAAATTCTAACCAAGCATGTCCTGGAACTTTCATTTGTGCAAAAAGTAGTAGTCTTTCATTTTCTTGAATATCTGCAACCTTCCAAAAATCAAGACTTTCTCCAACTCGTAGTTCTTCTTGACTTCTTCTTCCTCTTTTTAGTCCAACACCACCTATTAGTTTATCTATGGCTCCTCTAATTTCCCAAAGGAAATCATAATCAAACCACCCATTTTCACCTCCAATACTCATAAAACTATTGTAGATTTTTTCTTTATTTATATTTGTAATATCTATTTCTTTTCTATCCACAAAAATAGCATCTGAAATCTCTTTTGCATGGTCTCTATCCCATATTTTCCCAGAGTTATCTGTCCATCTACTTATTACTTGATTTGATTCTATTTCTTCTACTGCTTTTTTTACTGATTCTATAAAATCAATTGGTTTAATTTGAGGGAAGTATTTTGAAGCATGGTCATTTTGAATTATCACTTCTGATTTAAGACCTTCAATAAGTGCTTTTGCAACAGTGAAAGGTACTGGCGTAAATATATTCAACCAGTATGATGATAGGGCTATTGATAAAAAAGGTAATGGAATTAAAAATCTTTTTAATCCTAATGCTTCTCCTGTTTTTATCATCATTTCTCTATATGTTAATTGTTCACTTCCAATATCAACAATAAGATTTTTTTCTTCTTTTAGATATAAGGATTGTTCTAAATATTTTAATACATCATCAACTGCAACTGGTTGTGCTTTTGTATATACCCATTTTGGTGTTGTCATTACTGGTAGTTTCTCGGTTAGGTTTCTAATAATCTCAAAGCTAGTACTTCCAGAACCTATAATAACTCCTGCTCTTACCCAAATAGTTTGTACTTGTTTTTCAGAGCTTAGAACTTCACCTGTTTCAATTCTACTTAATAAGTGTTTGCTAGTATTTTCATCTTTTACTCCAAGCCCACCTAAATAAATAACTCTTTTAACTCCACACTCTTTAGCTACATCAATAAAGTTTTGAGCAGAGAGTCTATCAAGGTTTTTATAATCTTTTGAGTTTAGTGAGTGTATAAGATAATATGCTATATCTACTCCATGAAGTGCAGTTCGAAGTTTGTCTTTGTCAAAAGTATCGCCTTCAAAAACTTCTGCTTCTTGTTCGATATTTGCTGATAAGGCTTTTTTATTTCGAACATATAATCGAAGTTGAATATCTTCATTTGCTAATAGTTTTTGTTTTAATCGTCTTCCAATATATCCAGTTGATCCAGTTAATAATACTTTCATGACATATCCTTTTGATTATATTTAATAGTTTAGCATTAAATAATAAGTTTTAGTATTAATAATATGTCGATTAGTGGTAATGATTGGGAGTTATGTATTGAAATAAGAGGAAAACTCCTCTTATCTTTTAGTTTATGTAGTTAGCTTTTTTATCTTGTGTATCTAATTCTTGACCAATCTCTTGGTATCTTTTGAAGTAGTGTTTTACGAAAGAGTTGATTTTAGCGTTTACTGGCATGAAGTATTTCTCTTCTTTTACAGCATATTGATTTAAAAACTCAGTTGCATCTTTTTTATCTAAGTAGTGCGTTGCTAAAGATGTATATGTTTGAACATACCAATCTTTTAATACTTTGATTTTTTCTGTACTTATATCAATGATTAGTTTTTCATCTACAAAGTCTAATACTTTTGAATCAAATAATCCATCTAAATGAATAAGACCTTCACAATAGTATGGTTGAACTTCATCTACTTCCATCCATCCCATTAATCCTACTGCTCTTTTTGCAACATCAATAAATACTTGTTCTTCTAGCTGCGCTTCATCATCTTGTGTATCTAAGATATACGAGATTAATCCACCAGTAGTTGCTTTGAATTCTTCGATATTTTTGAAGTTTCCACTTTTGTTCATTACTGATTCTGTTTCATCATCACACCATAAAATATGTCCAAATTCATGACCGATTGTAGAAATATCATATACTTGATGCCAAGCTCTTGTTTCATTGAATAAGAACTCTCTATCTTTTGTAAGGAACTCCTGTCCGAATACTTCTTGTGATAATTTCAAGAATGGTTTAGCTCTTGAAGTTTGAAGAATTTCATCTGAGAATGCAAAAATCTTTTTACCTTCTTCTTTTGATACAATTTCATCATTTGGTACAACTTGTGCTGAGAATAATCCATTGAATTCAGCTCCAAAGAATATTGCAGGTCGTCCAATATATAACTGTACTTTATCAAGTGATTTTAGTGAGAAGTTATATACAGATTTATTTGCTTCACCTTGTTCACAATTATCAAAGATTTTTGCAAATGCTGATTTGATTTTGTTTACTCTATGGTCGTTTTGAGAAAACTCTGGATTAGTAAGTCTAATATCCCACTCTAAAGCAACAGCTTTTCTAAAGTGATCTTCATAATATTCTAATGGATGTCCGATTTGAACTGGTGATTTTATTTTCATCCAAGCTCTATCTACATCTGCCCATTTTGCTACAAGTTTATGTTCTCTATCTTCACCAAAGGCTTTGATTAGTGTTTGGATATATAAAATATAATTCCATTTTTCACCATAAACATCATCTTCTAATTCGATTAGTTTTTCTTCAAACTCTTCTAATTCATCAATAACCGCAGTTGTTTGATCTTTGAAAGCTTTGATATATGATTGTGATTTGTATTCTTCTTTGTGTTTTACAAGTGCAGAGTATGATCTATCAGCTATCATATCGTTATGACCTAAGTCGTATAAATGATTATCTTCTAAGTATTTATATACTTTTGTATCATCACCATCAAACTTGGCTAATAACTCTTTATTAATACCATTAATAATATGTGCTGTCCAATCACTTTGCCATAAAGACATCTTTTCACCTACATTATATACACCTTCAAAAATTGCTTGATAGAATGGTGTTAATAAATTATTGTGTTTAATATAATCTACTAATGTTTTGTGTTTTGCTTGCCAGTAGTCTTTTACGAAGCAATAAGCTTTTTCTTGTAACTCGATTATTTCTGATTCGTTTTTTTCTTTTTTCTTTAGAACTTGTACTAGTGAATCATCTCTTAAGTTTACTAGTCTTACAACTAATGCTAATCTTAAGTCTTCGCTCATCTCTAAACCTAAAGTTTGAGCGAATTCATTGATGATTTCAAGTTTATCTAGTTCGTTATTTTCTAAATGAGAAATTAGTTTATTAACATTTGTTTTTTGAGAGTTTAAAAACTCATAAACTTCTGCTAAATCATTTAAAAATTTGTTTTTATCCAAAATATAATCCTTGTAATATATTAATGTTAGTCTATCTTTTTTAATCTATCTTTCAAATAAAATGATATAGATAATACTACTAAAAGCACTAAAGGAATAATAATTTTTACAATCCCATCATTTACACTGTAGTGTGAAAATGAAGCAAAAACAAAATCAAAAGCAAATCCCGCATAGGCTACATCTCTTATTCTGTCATACTGTTTTGGTAAAAATAGTGCAATAGCTCCAAGTATTTTAAATACACCAAGTAATGCGAAGAAGTATAGTGGATAACCCAAAGCATCTGCTGTATCAATAACCCCTTGAGGTTGAACAATATCCATAACTCCGCCAAGTAATCCTACTAATATTGCAATAATTCCTGTAGTTATAAAATAAAAACCTTTTTTGTTTAATATTTTTTCTTTCATTTTGATTCCTTTTTCTTAAGAATAAAGTATATTATTTTTGTGTTTATTTTGTGTTTATTCCATTTTTTAGCACTTGAGTGCTAAAAGTGCTAGTTTTTATAAATACTTTAGCTTCCTTTTATAAAGTTGTGATAAAATTTCACTATAAAATTAAAAAATATCATAAGGAATTTTTATGGCTAAACATCAATTTCAAACAGAAGTAGGACAACTTCTACAATTAATGACTCACTCTTTATACTCAAACAAAGAGATTTTTATAAGAGAATTAGTATCAAATGCAAGTGATGCAATTGATAAATTAAACTACTTAAAATTAACAGATGAAGCAATCAAAACTGCTTTACCAGAATCTTGGGCAGGTCAAGTTGATATTACATTTGACGAAGCTGATAAGTCATTAACTATTATTGATAATGGTATTGGTATGAACGAAGCTGATTTAATCGCTTCTATTGGTACAATCGCAAAATCAGGAACTAAATCATTCGTTGAAGCAATGACTGGTGATGCTAAAAAAGATTCTAACTTAATCGGACAATTCGGTGTTGGTTTCTATTCTGTATTTATGGTAGCTTCTCACGTAGATGTTATCTCTAAAAAAGCTGGAGAAGAAGTAGCATACAAATGGTCTTCTGATGGTACTGGTGAGTTTGATTTATCTGCTTGTACAAAAGAATCATCTGGAACTGTTATTTACATCAAATTAAAAGATGAAGAAGCAGAAGAATTTGCAAGTAAAGAAAGAATTAAAACAATTGTTGGAAAATACTCTAACCATATTGCATACCCAATTTTCTTATCTTACAAAGAAGAAGTTACTGAAGAATTAAGCGAAGAAGATACAAAAGCTGGTAAAGAAGCTAAGAAAACTATCGAAGATAGAAACGAAAAAATCAATGAAGCAACTGCTTTATGGATGCAACCAAAGTCTAAATTAAAAGCTGATGAGTACAATGATTTCTATAAATCAATCTCTCACGATTCACAAGACCCAATGGCTGTAATTCACACTAAAGCTGAAGGTGTAAATGAATATACAACATTATTCTACATCCCTAAAACTGCTCCAATGGATATGTATAGAGCTGACTTCCAACCAGGTGTTAAGTTATACGTAAAAAGAGTATTTATTACTGATTCTGAAAAAGAATTATTACCAACTTACTTAAGATTCGTAAGAGGTATTATTGATTCAGAAGATTTACCATTAAACGTTTCAAGAGAAATTTTACAAGAAAATAGAGTAATGGCTAACATCAAACAAGCTTCTGTTAAAAAAGTATTAAATGAAATCAAAAAACTTTCTAAAGATGAAGAAAAGTATGCTGAATTTATTGAGCAATATAACAGACCTTTAAAAGAGGGTGCTTACCAAGACTTCACAAATAAAGAAGCAATCTTAGAATTAATCAGATTCAAATCTTCAAAAGCTGAGAGTGGAAAAATGACTTCATTAAAAGCATATAAAGAAGCTGCTGATACTGAACAAAAAGCAATTTACTACATCATCGGTGAAAACGAAAATGTATTAAAAAATTCTCCATTATTAGAAGCATACAAAAAGAATGATATTGAAGTTCTTATCTTAGATGATAAAGAAATTGATGAAATTATCACTCCAATGTATGGTACTTACCAAGAGTGGGAATTCAAAGATATTACATCTGCTGAAGCTCCAAAAGTAGAGCAATCAGAAGAAGAGAAAAAAGAAGTAGAAGAAAAATTCCAAGATATTACTACTAAAATCAAAGATATCTTAGGTGAATCAGTTTCTGACGTTAGAGTTACAAACAGATTATCAGAGTCTCCATCTTGTGTTGTTAAAGACGCTGGTGATGCTCAAATGCAACAAATGGCTCAAATGATGAGATCAATGGGACAAGAAATGCCAGATTCTGCTCCAATCTTAGAAATCAACCCTGACCACGAAATTGTAACAAAATTAAACGGTTTAAATAATGATTCATTAGTTTCTGATGTTTCATGGGTATTACTAGACCAAGCAAAACTATCTGAAGGTATGGAAATTACTGATGCAGTAGCGTTTGCACAAAGATTATCTAGAATCACAGCAAAAGCTCTATAAAAATAAAAAACTATTTGCACGCATCTTCGGCGTTGCAAATAGTTTTTCTTTCAATTACTTAACTTCCGTAAACTCAATCAACAAAAACTATCTGCGCCTTGATTTTTCATACAACTAACTCTATTAAACTTCTAAAATTAATATTATCTAATTTAAATTTCGCTAAAATCTATTACTAATCTGTAAAGATATAAAAGGTAACTAATGTCTATTGATAAAAATGATATTGAAAAATATATTTTTGACCCTTCTAATCCAAAACAATGTAAATCATATAAATTATTATTAAATATTGCAAAAAAGAACGCATACAGCTTTTTTTCTCCAGCTATTTTGAGATATATATTTAAAGATGATATTTTTAATAAAGATTATGAAAATGAACTTTGGGATGTTCCTGAAAATTATGATGAATTATCAACTGATAAAAAGATTGAACTTTTCAGAAAACAACTTTCTGATGTTGAACTTGAAGAGTTTATATCAAAAAATGAATTAAATTATAAGAAGTTTTTAAAGTTTGATTTTATAAAACTTATTAAGATAACCCATGAATTTTCGTTTCCTGGAAATGAAATTAAATTAAGTATTGTAGATGAACTTCAAAAGTATATAAAAGATTCGGTTTTATTGCCAGAATCTTATGAATTTAATAATGATGATGAATATGTTAGTCATGATAAAAACTTCATATTTTTTTCAAAAAATTACTATGAAGTTTTACAGTTTAACTTTACTCGTTCTTCAATTTTTATTACATTAGAAGAGAATGTAAATAATTTTTTAGCTCATAATAAAAATAATATAAAACCAATTTTTCTTAAAAAAATAGAAGATATAGATTTACTCCTAAATGTACTACAAGAAGATTTAAAAAAAGAAAAACAAAAAGATATTGAAAAAGAAGAAATTACTAATTTAAAAAGTATTGAAATAAATGACTTCTTTAGTATAAAAAATCTAAGATTAGAAAATCTAGAAGATAAAAAAGAAATATATTTAGTTGGAGAAAATGGTGATGGAAAATCTTTATTTTTACAAGCTTTAACATTGGGATTGAAAGGCATTTCGGAGGGTGATGTTTTTGATACAGTAAAATCTCAAAAAGATTATGTTTTAAGGCTTGAAGATACAAATGATAATATTTATGATTCTAAAAATCAAGAATATAAAAATCTTTTTGCGTATGGTGCAAATAGAAATAATAATTGTCAAATGAAAGAAGATGAAACTGGTTACCTAACACTATTCAATGCTTCATTAGACTTAAAAAATCCTATAGATTGGTTGATTTATTTAGATCATAGTGAAAAATCTGGAAAGAAAAATATTATTTCAGTTGAAGCAGCAAAAAAACTTTTACAAGAATTATTAAATAGTGATATTAAAATTGATATTTTCCCTGATAAAGTTGTCTTTACAGAAAAAGGTTCTGTTGTTGATTTTATTCAATTATCAGCAGGATATAAAGGTGTTATTACAATATTAACTGATTTATTAGCCAGATTATCTGAAAATCAACCTTATGTTAAAAATATAAATGATTTTAAAGGAATAGTTTTAATTGATGAAATAGAACTTCATCTTCATCCAAAATGGAAATATGATTTAGTAAAAAAATTAAGAGATGTTTTCCCTAATATTCAATTTATTATGACAACTCATAGTCCTACTGTTATTTTAGGCGCATCAAAAGAAGCAGTTTTTTATAAAATATATAAAGACGAGGGTGAGGTTAAAATATCAAATCAAATTGCCAATGAAGGGTATACAAATAATTCCTTAGTATCTTCTCCTTTATTTGATTTAGAAACAATTACTTCAAGAGATTATGATAAAAGAATAAGTAGTGATGATTATGTATATGATAAAATTCATGAAAGAGTATCTTTAAAAATCAAAGAAGATATAAATATAGAAGAAGATGAAATATTAAAACTAATTGACGAAGAATTAGATAACTTATGATTAAAATAGAAAAAGATTTTGATGATATTCCTAGTATATTAAAAAGCGATAATAGAAAAGAAGCTTTTGATAATAATATTACTGCAAGTAAATATACAGATGATAAGAATTTATATAAAGTAGGTTCTGTTCAAAAAAAACTTAATGAAATATATCATTTGAAGTGTGCTTATTGTGAACAAAAACTTTTAGATAGTCCAAAACATATAGAACATTATAGACCTAAAGATACATATTTTTGGTTGGCATATTCTTGGGATAATTTATTGCTTAGTTGTGGGAGTTGTAATAGTACGAAAGGAAAAAAATTTGAGATTGCAAATTCACAAGTTTCATATACTAATGAAAACTTTTTAAATATACATAATCTTAGTGATAATTATAATTTAATTGAGAAACCATTAATAATAAATCCTGAAAAAGAATATGTCTTAGATAAGTTAATTTTTGATGCAGAAGGAAAAATTAATTCCGAAGATACTAGAGTTTCACATACAATTAATTATGCTTGTAATTTAAATAGAAAAGAGTTACTTGAAAAAAGACTTTTGATTATTACTAATTTTAAAAGCCGTATTCA contains the following coding sequences:
- the proX gene encoding glycine betaine/L-proline ABC transporter substrate-binding protein ProX, with product MLKKKGFVGLIASLVLASNLFGAKVTALKTALDEENFQLQVVVEILKKMGHTVKISNDLEYAITFQTISDNAQSDDVYFMAAHWDPIQTNMIKGVGGADKLAIFSEYISNCATGYVVDKKTADKYNIKYISDLKDPKIAKLFDASGNGKADLTGASVGWEVANTIDYQIDEFKLKDTVSHNQGTYSAMISDTMARYKTGKPVLFWTWTPYWVSGKLVPGKDIVFLQVTNSAHPKGIDTELSNGANYGFPINSQKIVANKSVLTKHKDIAKVFDLVKLHVNDVSGQNMLMRNGQKKDADIKRHVQMWLKGNAKKVDSWITLAQAAK
- a CDS encoding tetratricopeptide repeat protein; its protein translation is MKYLLLLFLTFSAVFANIQEKELVKKIDNLEKPLYTPFVENYILNELKLLRDENRNLKIQIHESLAKKEVEISNNVINYATSTINNMFYIIATASSILVIIGWTSIKDVNEKIKHMIDEKTSKTINEYEGRMAQFEKSLAQRAKQVKENAQEIELMNTIHSLWLRASQDSTPSGKIEAYDEILELRPDDVEAIAYKADAVLDLGEANWSLNLTNQALLIDDNYSNAYYQRAKAFAVLNQEENAIHDLEKAIELNEDYSSEIENDEEFNEIAKLERVQSLISQKAQV
- a CDS encoding KamA family radical SAM protein, coding for MSKIKQIDVNWEVVDWWMELKNNVNSVDKLKNYINLNEEDEAKLKEVVDKHPMNIPRYYLSLIDENNPNDPIKKLAFPSEEELTISGSMGETTKDPYGDDKHNKGNGILHKYPYSALIVATDYCSMYCRHCFRKAIVGLPNDKTVDNFKKALEYIKEHKEITNVIISGGDPMLIDTPKLKKMLEGLKEIDHVNFVRIGTRTPVVYPMRFFDDSLMEYLKEFNKVKTLYIPTHFNHVNEITPTAKKAILRIREAGIAVNNQAVLLKGVNDSVEDIENLMNGLTSIGVNPYYLYQCMPVSRVRNHFQVPLKDAIDMVDEAKTKLDGYAKRFKFIMGHDIGKIEIIGRIEDKLVLKHIHSRPEKPEEASSMKIMKLTPNAGWLDDMEEISL
- a CDS encoding M23 family metallopeptidase, with protein sequence MFKSIFMIILIITVSNSKNKDIYIKSHKQGNKIIAYVYNNSLHHITIKYDASIKNLISLCPLPTIKSFKPKSKSKICEFIISKNKFSYNSKYKWVLGTKNAVHDDSYLYRLPYELNTKQRVSQGFDGYFSHKNNSLYAVDFDMKEGVKVYASREGLVVSTKSDSQEGGNNKKFLGKANKIIIKHPDNTYAVYNHLKYNSLYVKTGDYVKRGELLAQSGSTGYNNGAHLHFIVYKTINHESRESIPIKFKTKKGILINPIEGKSYISTK
- a CDS encoding MerR family transcriptional regulator, which codes for MALLNNDKDVLPLSSIAELLTAKVRTLKMYEEKKLLPPKKETKKLYSINDVKIISFVHYLASVKKINANGIKYINEMLSNNMDEKNKTEFLDIVEQKLEKLSGSEVTDIETI
- a CDS encoding SDR family oxidoreductase, with protein sequence MKVLLTGSTGYIGRRLKQKLLANEDIQLRLYVRNKKALSANIEQEAEVFEGDTFDKDKLRTALHGVDIAYYLIHSLNSKDYKNLDRLSAQNFIDVAKECGVKRVIYLGGLGVKDENTSKHLLSRIETGEVLSSEKQVQTIWVRAGVIIGSGSTSFEIIRNLTEKLPVMTTPKWVYTKAQPVAVDDVLKYLEQSLYLKEEKNLIVDIGSEQLTYREMMIKTGEALGLKRFLIPLPFLSIALSSYWLNIFTPVPFTVAKALIEGLKSEVIIQNDHASKYFPQIKPIDFIESVKKAVEEIESNQVISRWTDNSGKIWDRDHAKEISDAIFVDRKEIDITNINKEKIYNSFMSIGGENGWFDYDFLWEIRGAIDKLIGGVGLKRGRRSQEELRVGESLDFWKVADIQENERLLLFAQMKVPGHAWLEFKIENNKLIQSAYFYPKGVLGRLYWYSMIPLHFFVFRNMIESIVKKVTEK